From Haloplanus sp. GDY1:
CGAAGTCGTCGAGCGGAACGCCGTACCCGATACGCAAGACATCATCGGCCGCTACGAGATCACGCTTGACGAGACGGGGGACGTCACCAGCTACGAGCTTCTGGAACGCTATCGTCGGGGCGACATGAAAGAGGAACTGTAGCGGTGCGTCAAATGCACGAGCAATAGATATGGCCCATCGACTGACCGTAGCGAACGAGAAAGGCGGCGTGGGAAAGACGACGACTGCGATCAACGTCGCCGGAGCCCTCTCCGACCGCAGGCACGACGTTCTGTTCGTCGACCTCGATGCACAGGGGAACGGAACGGTCGGACTCGGTCTCGATGCGTCCTACACCGACGACGGGGTCTCCCTGTACGATATACTCACGGATCTCGACGCGCAACAGCAGATCGACGCGGTGATTCGTTCACACGAAGAGTTCGATGTGCTCCCCTCCCACATCGATATGTTCAATGCGGAGTCCGAGTTGCAGACGGCGATGCGCGGGCGTGAGCGGCTGTGGATGGCCCTGGACGAGCTACACGCCGACTACGACTACATCGTCGTCGACGCACCCCCATCGCTGGGGCTACTTACGGACAACGCGCTCCTCGCCTGTCGAAATGTCCTCATCCCGGCATTACCCGAAGAGGCGTCCCGACACGCGATGGATATTCTGTTCGAGCACGTCAATACGCTCGAGGACGGATACGGTGTCGACATCGACCCGGTCGGGATCGTCGTCAACCGAATCGAGGTCGACGGCGAGGCCAACCGGATGCTGGAGTGGTTCGACGAGCAGTACGAGTCGCTCCCCCTCTGGCGAATCCGGAACCGGGTCGGGATCAAACGTGCGTGGACGAACGGGACCTCCGTCTTCAGTCACGCGGAAACGACGGACATGGACGAGCGATTTCAAGCCATCGCCGCTCACCTCGAACGGACCGAGTAAACTACCCCACCCTACTTCGCTCGGTCTGACGACCTCGCTTCGTTGAGGGTTCCGTCAGACTGCGTCTGACGACGTGCAGACTGTGAGTCTGCACTGGGGCTTTCGCGTGGACTCCCGCTCTGGCCGGACTCCCCGGCAGGAGGCTCATATCCTCCGCTCGCGTTCAACATCCCGCGATTCAAGCGCACGCCTACGGGTGTGCTCACTGAGCGAAGCTCAGTGGCATACCAAAAATCTTTGATTTTTGAGCACGCCTCCGCCGTCCCCAGTTTGGTTACGGCGGAGATACCGCAGTCCAATGTTCTTCGCGGCGTTGTAGTCGGCGTGATTCTCGTAACCACATTTCAGACACTCAAAGTTCTCGCCGTCGCGGTTGTCCGGGTGGGTGAACCCACAGTGTGAGCAACGGCGTGACGTATTCTCCGGGTCCACCTGCTCCACGTCGATGCCGTGGGGTTCGGCCTTGTATTGCCTTGTTGAACGCAGGACGGCGTCGGGGTGGGGTTGTTTATCTGCAATTTCACGGCGCTAGAGACGGCTTTTCGACCTCAGAAGATGCAGTAGCTGTCACTCACAGCGGTTGCTGATGAGTCAAAGCTATGGTACCTTGCTCCGTTGTTCTGGTGACGACGGCGATGCCTCTCCCGGATACGTCCGGAGAAGGGGAGCAGGCGGCGAGCCTTAACTCGCCGCCTGCGTGAGGTTATGGACGATGCACTTGCGTGTGAGCTCCCGGAACTGGCCGTGCCAGCTCCGGGAGCGGAGCTTCTCGCCGTCGTCTTCCTTCAGCTGCGAGAAGCCGGTTTCACTCATCCAGCGCTGGTTGTAGTCATCGCTCATTCGGGCGTTGTGGGCCTTCTGCAACGGTGTCTGCTCCCTGTGCTTGATCAACGGTCGCGTTGACTCGGAGCGACACTCCTCACGGAGGTCGCTCCAAGAGTAGTTTGCGTCAGCAGACAACACACGCAGGTCTTCCGCGTTCCGGCGGAAGACCTGCATCCCGATGTGGCCGTCCCACGCCTTCTGCGTCGTGTAGTGAACGTCCTTGATCGCTAGTGTGTTCACGTCGATCAGGATTGTTGTCTTCATTTTCTGAAATGAGAAGTCCGCGCGGTCGCGGTAGTGGTAACTTGTCTGATCGCGCTGGAAGCCACTTGCGTCAATCGCAGCTTCACCACTCCAGCCTGCCTGCTCCGCGCTTCGGCGGAGCAGGCGGCGGAGTTCACGCATCCGATACTCTCGTTCCCACCGGCAGAGCGGGCTGTAGTGCGGTGCCTCGTTGAGGTTAAACACAGCGAGAATTCCGGGCATCTCGTTGAGGTAGTCTTCTGTCTCACGGAGACTCTTCTCCAGTTCGACACGGTACAGAATCAACGCGATCTGCACCCACTCGGCGTACCCGTCCGCGCCATCCGGCGCGGCGGGTGCGTCCGGATCGTCAACATGCTGTTTGGCAAGGTCTCGACACAACCACGCCAGCCGTCTGAGCGATGCCATATCGCCAGACGGCGTCCATTTCCCGGTTAGTTTGTCGGAATATCCCTGTGAGAGCGGCTGTGGCTGCCGTCAGTCGGCGGCAAAACAAGGCACCTTGTATTCGACGTACTCGTACAACCGCTCAAATGCCCACTTGTGCCCCCACGACCCACCGGAGAGTCGGTCGCGGATGCCGGTCAACTCCTCAAACGCGATGACCGTACAGCCGTTCTCGGCGGCTTCTTCGATGATGCCGTTCGCAATTCGGTGGAGCATCATCGTGAACCGGCCCGTCTCTTTCCGACCGACAGACTGGATGTTTTCGTGGGCGTTGCGTGAACCGCACTGCTGGAGCGATGCACGCCGGTTCTCGTACTCCCGCCGCCAGTGGTCGAACTCGTTCCCGCTCCAGAACGTGCCCGTCGAAGTGACAGCAAGTTGGTTCACGTTGATGTCAACGCCGAGGACTGTGCTGTGCCCGGTCGTTGCCTCGTCCACCGTGTCGGACTCCATTTCCGCCTTTGTGCGGAGATGAAGGAACCACTCACCGTCTCTGTGGTGCAGTTCTGCGCCCGTCACCTCGTAGTCGTCGTTGTCGAGATACCGGCTGTGAGGTGTGTCGCGGTCGGCGTCAGGAAGGACGTACTGGACTTCGATACGCCCATCGACGGTTGCCAACGATACGTACTCGTCGTGGAAGGTCGCACACCGCTTGTCGTAGACGACAGTCGGCTTCGAGAAGTGTGGTTTGCCCGCGTACACGCCTTGCTTCCAGCGGGCGACGACACCCTGTACGGCGTCGGCGGCCTTGTTGCGGGCGTTCTGGACGAGGTTTGCGTGCAACAGCGTCTGGTCGCGTACCTCGTCATAGGTTTCTTCCTGCAACTGGGCCTTGCTGGTCGTCTTGTAGTCGCCCTGCCAAGCGTGGTCCACGACGTAGTTAGCGGCCCACAGAAACTCATCGACTGTCTCGCGGAGAAGTGCGGCGTCGTCACTGTCCACGTCGAGTTTGACCGGAACAGTGCGCCGCACCTCCATACGTCAGATGTATGGCTGATGGTTTATTACCGTTGGGGAGAAAAGGCAGCAACAGTCCGTGGTCTGTTGGGGGAGTTGTCGGCTTCTGCGCGCGGGCTTCGCCCGCTCGCACGGCCCGAGGCGCGAAGCGCCTCGCTGTCCTCTCCAGCCTACTCGCGTCGTCCTTCCGACCGGCGTCGGAAGCCCGACGCTCCTTGAGGCCGGAGGCTCCGCCTCGAAACCGCTGATTCAACGCATAAACGGGGTGCTACATACGTTAGTGCAGAATATAGCTACTCACCTGCGACGAGCAGAGACACGTTATCTATCTACCTCAGTGAGCGCGTCGGTGGCGACATTCCCAATTCACCAGCCTCAATATGCGAGTAGCGCTCTCGCACCATTTCCTCTCAGTCGTCTTGTTGATTGGCAGACGACGTGCCACGAATCTCGAAGCGAGCGCCACCACGGTCGCTAGCCGTCACATTAACCTCCCATCCGTGGGCCTCGGCGATCTGTTTCACGATCGACAGACCGAATCCGGTCCCCTCGCTCGCCGTCGAATAGCCCGATTCGAACACGGTATCGCGCTCGTCGGACGGGATGCCCGGCCCGTCGTCCGCAACGTAGAACCCTGGTGGATCATCGAGGGTTCCGACGGGCACCGTGCAGGCGTCGCTGGCGTGTTCAACCGCGTTTCGGAACAGGTTCTCGAACAGCTGTCTGAGCCGACTCTCGTCGGCTTCGATTTCCTGACTTCCGGTTATTTCCACAGTAGCCTCGTCGGTCTCGACGTGGTCCCAGGCCGCTTCCGCGACCGTGGCCACGCTGACGGTCGTCGTCTCCCCGACCGAACGCCCTTGTCGGGTGAGCGTCAGCACGTCCTGGATCAACGTTTCCATCCGGTCCTGTGCCTGTGCGACTGAGTCGAGATGCTCGCTGTCGCACTCGCGCTGGGCCAGATCAAGGCGTCCCTGCGCGACGTTCAGGGGATTCCGGAGGTCGTGTAAGAGCACGCTCGCGAACTCGTCGAGCCGTTCGTTTTGCCGGCGGAGTTCCTGTGTGCGCTCGCTAAGTTCCCGTTCATCGGCGGCACGATCGAGCGCGGCTTCGACGTTCGTGGCCAGCAGTTCGGCGAGCTGGACGTCCGTCTGGTCGAACGCGTCAACCGCCGTACTGTTGATGCTCAGCGTACCGTACTCCCCGAGCGACACGTAGAGCCCTGCTCGCGCATCGCCGCGGTCGAACCCGTCATCGAGCTGCTGGACATCCTCGCACACGCGGGTACGCCCCGACACGTACACTTCACCCACGGGCCCTTCGCCGACGGCATAGGTTGGCCGTTTACCGTATACCGCTTTCGCGTCCTCGGTGACGGCCACTGGTTGAAGGGATGTCCCGTCGACCGAGCGCAATCGAACCACGTTGGTCGGATACCCGAGGACGGATTTCGCTGCGGCCGCCGTCTGCCGGGCGACCTCATCTCTGGTCTTACATCGAAAGAGGGCACGCGTCGTCTCGTGAAGGGCTTCGAGGGTGTTCTCGTACTCCTTCCGTTCCGTAATGTCCCGGACGACGCCGACGATCCCCTGAAACTCACCATCCGAGACCAACAGTTGAATGTGATCTTCGCACGGAATCCGCTCGCCGTCGCTGGTGACGAGATCCATCTCGAAAACTCCCTGGTCGCGGTCCTCGTCCGTGAGCAGCTCCCGGATGAGCGCCTCGCCGGTGGCGACGTCGGTGTCGTCCATGACGAGCGAGACGTGGGCCCCGACAAGCTCCTCACGAGAGAAGCTCAGAAACGCCGTCGCCGCGTCGTTGACCGCGGTCAGATACCCATCGGGGTCGGTCGCGTAGACGATGTCGCCGGCCCGGTTGAGCATCGTTTCGTACCGCTCCAGTTCGAGCTCACGCTCCTTGCGCTCGGTGATGTCCGTGTAGATACCGTAGCCTTCGACTCGACCGGTCTCCCGAGTGACGACGACCGTTCGGAGCAGGAACGTCCGGCGCTCGCCATCGTCGGTCAGCCGTTGGGCCTCCTGGCCATCGCCCGTATGCGGGCTGAGCCACGGCTCGACCGGCTCGGCAACGTCCTCGGGCACGATGAGCTCATCGAGGCGTTGGTCGATAGCTGCGGACCCGTAGCCGAACGTCTCTCGAAACGCTGGATTCATTGCCGCGACGACCGGTGTCTCGTCCTCGAATCGGACGGTCACGACCGGGTCCGTGACCTGCTCCAGCAGGGCGTCGAACCGCTCTTGGGTCCGTTCGGAGACTCGAATCTCGGTAGCGAGGAGACGGAGGTACCCCTCGGTTTGCTGCTCGATGGCTTCACAGATGTCCGCGACGTTCTGGCTGGTGTATGTCTCGGTGGACGGGAGGCCGACCGTTCGCGCGCCCTTGTCGACCAGTGATTCGGCCTTCTCGACGTCAACGGCCTGGCTGAACCGGGCGACAAGATCGGCGCGCCTCATTCTGGAAGGAGCATGATGACCGTCGTGGTGTTGTGAAAGCCACTCAACTGCCTGAGCTGCATACACTGCTCGCCGTACGTCTCGAAGCCCGTAAACGGAACACCCAGTTCATCGTCGATGGCGGCGACCGCCTCCGCAAAGTCGTCCTCGAGGATGATCGCCCGGCAGGCACGTCGTAGACGAACCCGCCAGTCAAGGGGGGGGGGATGTCGCCGGCGAGGTCGACCGCTTCACGCGCGGCCTCGCGGGCCGACGAAATCTGCTCTCCACGAGAGCCGTACATGACCCAGAGCACGGTTCTCTCCGGGATTTCCACCGCCAAGTGTAACGCGCCCCCTCAACCGCGCTCGGCCACCGCATCTTGTACTGCTGCCCCTGGTTGATCCCGAATTCATAGAGCACGTCACGAATCCCACGCAGCAAAGCCTCGTACTCGTACGCATCCGCACAAAAAACCTGACAGAAATCGACCCGACTCCCCGCCAACTCCTCGATGGGTGCAGCCGCGGCTTGGATTCCAGCGTCGAATCCATCCGCGAGCGTCGAGAAGGCTGACGAGAAATCGGTCTGCATATGTGCCTACTTGAGTCATACTCATAAATTATGGGAACGATTCATCGGAAACGCCTGTCTTAGTCTCGGTCTCAAGATGCGCTCTAGGAACCCAGCCGTTGTGACGTCAGTCCATCGACCGCTCATCCTCATCCTCATTCGTCAGAATTCCGGTCACCCGGGAGGCCCTGTAACGCGGCATCGAAGTCCTCCTCCTCGAGGTCGGCAATTGTCTCATCGAGCGAGCTCTGGAGGTCCTCGAGATCCGATTCCAAAGCGGCAAACTCGTCGCTTTGGTCGAGTTCCTGCTGGGATTTTTCGGCCTCCAGCGCGGCCGTTTTCGACGTGAGCGCGTAGAGCCGCTGGAGTTGCTCGTCGTAGTTCGTCCGCGCGAGCATCCGCTCGACGACATCGTGAATGGCCTCCTCATCGAGGGGTTTTACGACGTACTCGTCGAACGGCAACTCGAGTACGTCGAAATCAGGATTGACGGCTGTCACCATCACGACGCGGCAGTCGTATCCCCGGTCACGGATCGCTTCGAGCACCTCGTCTCCGGACAGGCCCGGCATCCGTCGGTCGAGCAAGACGAGATCCACGGTCTCGTCGATCCGGTCGAACGCTTGCTCGCCGTCGTAGGCGGTGCGCGTACTATAGGACTCCTCTTCGTCTATCCACGCCGCATAGAGATCAGCAAGCCCCTTCTCATCATCGACGACGAGAACAGTCACCGATTCCGTCTCAAATTCAGTCGCATCCATAGGTAATCAGAAGCGATATTTTATAATCGAACTCGGCCCGGTTACTTATCGGTTATGGGCCGGAGGGTGAGCGTGACGATACTGCCGTGCGGCTCATTATCCGTAATGTCGACCTCGCCGCCCACGCTGGCGACGATCCAGTTGACCATCCACAGTCCGAGGCCACTGCCGTGCCTGAACGGCGTCTCGCCTCCTTCCGCAAGCACAGCCCGCTCATCTTCAAGGATTCCCGGGCCGTTGTCGAGGATCTCGATTTCGATGGAACCTGACGATGCGTCGGCTGGTGAGACGCAAATCGTTACCTCCGGGGTTCGGTCGGTGGTATGTTTGATCGCGTTTACACAGAGTTCACGTATGGCAACATCGAGCTGTGTGGGGGCGAGTACTACCACCGATTCCGGCAGTTCTGTTGCGATATCGGCGTCAGGGGATGTTTCCTGCACCGTTTCGGAGACGTCTTCGACAATACTGACGACGTCGGCCTGGTGAGACACGCCGCTTCGCTGGGAGAGTTTGTTTATCTTATCGGCCTTCTGACTCATTTCGACGAGTCCCGAAGCCGTCTCCTCGATCTTGCGGGCGTCGGCCGCCGCATCCCTCCCGGTTAGCTCGTCGACGAGGTTGGAGGCATGGCCCTGAATGAGATTCATGTCGTTGCGGAGATTGTGTCGCAGAATCCGGTTGAGCACCTGGAGTTGCTGTTCGCGTTGCTTGCGTTTAGTGATGTCCGTGTAGACGGCGTACGCGTCGCTCACCCGCGCCTCGCGTTCGATGGGCACGGCCCGGAGGAGGAGTTCGCGCGGCCCATGTTTCGTCTCCCGCCGCACCTCGGTAGTGATTTGGTCGCCCGCGAGCACGCGGTCAGCGTGATCGGAGAGTTCGGCGGCGCAATCCGGCGGGACTAACGCATCTACGAATGCTTCGCCAACGATCGCGTCGGCGTCGTAGCCGAACGTCTCCTCGAACGCTGGGTTGACCGCCCGAATCATCGGCTCACGGTCGATGAATTCGACCGCAACGATTGCATCCAACGAGTTCTCGAAGAGGGCTGTCAGCCGCGCGTGTTCCCGCTTTCGCTCGGTGATGTCACGGATGCTCAGTAGAACGTGTGGACGGTCGTTGACCTCCAGCACGGACGCCGAAATCTCCGTCCTCAATTCATCTCCAGCGGCCGTTCGGCAGGTGAACCGATCCGTCCAGCCGTGCCCCTGTTCGATCACCGATTCAAGGAACGTCTCGAACGGTTCCTGATCGGCGATGATCAGCTCGCGACCCAGATCCATCGAGGCCAGTTCCTCGGCCGAATACCCGAACAACGACAGCGCCGTCGAGTTACATTCCAACAGCGTTTTCTCCGCCGGATCGAAGACGATGATCGCATCGTTGGCGGCCTGGAGGATCTTCTGGTAACGGTTTGTGGTCTCTTCGAGTTGCGTCGCGAGCCGGCGCGAGAGGG
This genomic window contains:
- a CDS encoding PAS domain S-box protein — its product is MRRADLVARFSQAVDVEKAESLVDKGARTVGLPSTETYTSQNVADICEAIEQQTEGYLRLLATEIRVSERTQERFDALLEQVTDPVVTVRFEDETPVVAAMNPAFRETFGYGSAAIDQRLDELIVPEDVAEPVEPWLSPHTGDGQEAQRLTDDGERRTFLLRTVVVTRETGRVEGYGIYTDITERKERELELERYETMLNRAGDIVYATDPDGYLTAVNDAATAFLSFSREELVGAHVSLVMDDTDVATGEALIRELLTDEDRDQGVFEMDLVTSDGERIPCEDHIQLLVSDGEFQGIVGVVRDITERKEYENTLEALHETTRALFRCKTRDEVARQTAAAAKSVLGYPTNVVRLRSVDGTSLQPVAVTEDAKAVYGKRPTYAVGEGPVGEVYVSGRTRVCEDVQQLDDGFDRGDARAGLYVSLGEYGTLSINSTAVDAFDQTDVQLAELLATNVEAALDRAADERELSERTQELRRQNERLDEFASVLLHDLRNPLNVAQGRLDLAQRECDSEHLDSVAQAQDRMETLIQDVLTLTRQGRSVGETTTVSVATVAEAAWDHVETDEATVEITGSQEIEADESRLRQLFENLFRNAVEHASDACTVPVGTLDDPPGFYVADDGPGIPSDERDTVFESGYSTASEGTGFGLSIVKQIAEAHGWEVNVTASDRGGARFEIRGTSSANQQDD
- a CDS encoding response regulator, whose protein sequence is MDATEFETESVTVLVVDDEKGLADLYAAWIDEEESYSTRTAYDGEQAFDRIDETVDLVLLDRRMPGLSGDEVLEAIRDRGYDCRVVMVTAVNPDFDVLELPFDEYVVKPLDEEAIHDVVERMLARTNYDEQLQRLYALTSKTAALEAEKSQQELDQSDEFAALESDLEDLQSSLDETIADLEEEDFDAALQGLPGDRNSDE
- a CDS encoding PAS domain-containing sensor histidine kinase, coding for MTRTLLVIETEENREALTEWLAAQDGYEPVHPDGDAPFECEFNLCIIDNPSLRRHRDALAARKEDAEPVFLPALLVRSRSGEGVDAIGLDAVDEQIDSPIQKDTLAYRLENLVERRALSRRLATQLEETTNRYQKILQAANDAIIVFDPAEKTLLECNSTALSLFGYSAEELASMDLGRELIIADQEPFETFLESVIEQGHGWTDRFTCRTAAGDELRTEISASVLEVNDRPHVLLSIRDITERKREHARLTALFENSLDAIVAVEFIDREPMIRAVNPAFEETFGYDADAIVGEAFVDALVPPDCAAELSDHADRVLAGDQITTEVRRETKHGPRELLLRAVPIEREARVSDAYAVYTDITKRKQREQQLQVLNRILRHNLRNDMNLIQGHASNLVDELTGRDAAADARKIEETASGLVEMSQKADKINKLSQRSGVSHQADVVSIVEDVSETVQETSPDADIATELPESVVVLAPTQLDVAIRELCVNAIKHTTDRTPEVTICVSPADASSGSIEIEILDNGPGILEDERAVLAEGGETPFRHGSGLGLWMVNWIVASVGGEVDITDNEPHGSIVTLTLRPITDK
- a CDS encoding ParA family protein; the protein is MAHRLTVANEKGGVGKTTTAINVAGALSDRRHDVLFVDLDAQGNGTVGLGLDASYTDDGVSLYDILTDLDAQQQIDAVIRSHEEFDVLPSHIDMFNAESELQTAMRGRERLWMALDELHADYDYIVVDAPPSLGLLTDNALLACRNVLIPALPEEASRHAMDILFEHVNTLEDGYGVDIDPVGIVVNRIEVDGEANRMLEWFDEQYESLPLWRIRNRVGIKRAWTNGTSVFSHAETTDMDERFQAIAAHLERTE
- a CDS encoding IS5 family transposase, with amino-acid sequence MASLRRLAWLCRDLAKQHVDDPDAPAAPDGADGYAEWVQIALILYRVELEKSLRETEDYLNEMPGILAVFNLNEAPHYSPLCRWEREYRMRELRRLLRRSAEQAGWSGEAAIDASGFQRDQTSYHYRDRADFSFQKMKTTILIDVNTLAIKDVHYTTQKAWDGHIGMQVFRRNAEDLRVLSADANYSWSDLREECRSESTRPLIKHREQTPLQKAHNARMSDDYNQRWMSETGFSQLKEDDGEKLRSRSWHGQFRELTRKCIVHNLTQAAS